One window of Hypanus sabinus isolate sHypSab1 chromosome 10, sHypSab1.hap1, whole genome shotgun sequence genomic DNA carries:
- the LOC132400632 gene encoding growth/differentiation factor 6-A-like, with protein sequence MDIPKAAALVWCALCCCWDFLSVLEAATLGSLQDSSSQDVPGSSSPRDSKDDRTFKRQHIRTGTVVPHEYMVSLYRTLSACERKGLNSSLARARPLANTVTSFVDQGYDGAPLGEKQRYLFDISKLPNTEELVGAELRIFRKLPGDLHLALSLGGSMYRILLYPCMEREVSSPKPLDSRTVDILDVDSSKWQVFDVWELMRNHSNAKLLCLDMSVISDYSQKALDPRLLGFSRSDLQPREKALLVAFSNTKKRENLFREIREKIRSLGGLDSLQVSREPNVKRRRKRRTAFSSRSSRGSGKKARSRCSRKPLHVNFKELGWDDWIIAPLDYEAYHCEGICDFPLRSHLEPTNHAIIQTLMNSMDPESTPPSCCVPSKLSPISILYIDSGNNVVYKQYEDMVVESCGCR encoded by the exons ATGGATATACCGAAGGCTGCGGCGCTGGTGTGGTGTGCCCTTTGCTGCTGTTGGGATTTCCTTTCTGTTCTTGAAGCTGCTACACTGGGGTCTCTGCAGGATTCCTCTTCCCAGGATGTTCCTGGTTCCTCATCACCTCGGGACAGCAAGGACGATCGGACCTTCAAGCGCCAGCACATTCGCACCGGCACTGTGGTGCCGCACGAGTACATGGTGTCACTTTACAGGACCTTATCCGCCTGCGAAAGGAAAGGGTTGAACAGCAGTCTGGCCCGAGCCCGACCCCTTGCCAACACTGTCACCAGCTTCGTGGACCAAGGATATG aTGGAGCTCCCCTTGGGGAGAAACAGAGATACCTGTTTGATATTTCCAAATTGCCAAACACCGAGGAGCTCGTGGGAGCCGAGTTGAGGATCTTTCGAAAGTTGCCTGGAGATCTCCACCTGGCGCTCTCCCTGGGAGGGAGTATGTATCGGATTTTACTTTATCCGTGTATGGAGCGAGAGGTTTCCTCACCGAAGCCTCTCGATTCAAGGACAGTTGACATATTGGACGTCGATTCGTCAAAATGGCAAGTGTTCGACGTTTGGGAATTAATGAGAAACCACTCCAATGCTAAGCTACTGTGTTTAGATATGTCAGTCATTTCCGATTACTCCCAGAAGGCTCTAGATCCTCGACTTTTGGGTTTCAGCCGCTCTGATCTCCAGCCTCGGGAAAAAGCCTTGCTGGTGGCGTTCAGTAACACGAAGAAAAGAGAAAACCTCTTTCGGGAGATCAGAGAGAAGATCAGGTCCCTGGGTGGATTGGATTCACTGCAGGTCAGTCGTGAACCGAATGTCAAGCGCCGCAGAAAAAGGAGGACAGCCTTCTCCAGCAGGTCCAGCAGAGGAAGCGGGAAGAAAGCCAGGTCGAGATGTAGCAGGAAGCCTCTCCACGTCAATTTTAAAGAGTTAGGCTGGGACGATTGGATCATCGCCCCTTTGGACTACGAGGCATACCATTGTGAAGGGATCTGCGACTTCCCGCTCAGATCCCACCTTGAACCCACCAATCACGCTATTATACAAACGCTGATGAATTCCATGGACCCCGAGTCCACGCCACCCAGTTGCTGTGTCCCATCCAAACTTAGCCCCATCAGCATATTATACATCGATTCGGGCAACAATGTGGTTTATAAGCAATATGAAGACATGGTGGTGGAATCGTGCGGATGCAGGTAG